CCTCACTTGCTCGCCGTTCCCGGCTAAGCGGCGAACACTCTCAAGACGGAGAACCTTGCCCGAAAGGAGTGCTGCCATAGGCAACGCGAGCATGAGGCAGCATAGAAGATAGCGGCGGCGAAGGCAACTGAGGACCCGGCCTTGGTGGCCACCGCTGAGGACATGGACGCGATACAGGCCAATCTATTGGTCATGGCCATGGAGACAAACAGCAATTTTTCATCATTGACCGACTCCATTTCGCCCTCCTAGTGGAGGGGCATCCCGGATTTGAGATTTTCGCAAGTTGTTCCTGACGTGGACATGATGGCCGACTCGCCGGAGCACGAAATGCATCGGgcgaagaagatgaagaaaaacgacgggtcGAGCTCGGCTCAATAAATTGGATTGGATGAGAAAGGATAACAAGAAAATGGTGTGGCGGACTTGCAACCAACAGCAGCAAGTGATGGGGAACAAGTGGGAGAAGGAGAGGGTGGCGCATGAAGGTGCGGCAAGCAACATGTCTGCCACTTGGACGGGCATTTTTTATGCTAAGGAGGTGAAGAAGGAGAAGAGGTACAAGATGTTCATTGATGTGCAAAGGGAGAAGATGGAGTTGGACCGGGAGAGGTTGATCTTGGAGAAGAACAAAGTGCAATTAGAGAGGCAAGAGAATGTTGCCAAATGGGAGCTTGAGCAAACGGTGACAATGCGTGGTCTTGAGCTCGAGAAAGAGAGGTTGTGGCTTGCGAGAGAGACAGGGGAGTCGAGGATCATGTTGCAGGACATCAACGTCTTCGATGAGGAAGGGGGGCAGTGGTTGCTCCGATGAAGAAGAGGATCAATGACTGCAAGGAGTGAAGTCATTGATTCATTCGTGTATTGCTTATATATGTATGAACTATTAAATTTTATTTTGGCATGTACCGAATTTATTCGGGCTACAATATCTTTCTATCGTTGAATGTATGATGATTTTGCATTGTATGATCGTCCTGCATGGGTTTGCATGGATTTGGGTATTGAGATTTGGGGAGTGTGGTTGTGGAGAGGGACAGGTGGGAACCTGCCTGACACCGTCCACGGGCGCGTCCTCGGGCGTATGGGGATCACATTAGCTACTTGCGCTTGTAGATGTTCTTAAAGGGGACACCTAGAACATATGTGCTAGTTGAATTCAACTTtggactactccctccattttataaTGTAGTGTGTATAGAATATATTTTTTGATAAGTCAATGCTCACAAACTTTGACTAAGTTTGTAGATAAAAAGCTTAACATCTAAAATgccaaacatatatcattagattcagcATAAGATGTAGTTTCATTTTCGTATATATTTTTTtcaatatatttggtattgtagatatgaatagttttctctataaacttggtcaaaaaaCTTATAAATTTTGACTTTCAGAAAAAATTTATACGctctatattatggaacggaggagtATTTTATTTTAAAACTTAGATGGATTGTAATATTCAAATTAGAACTACTATCGCATTTGAAAAATTCAATCATCAATGATTTGATATGTTGCAATGTTCAGCTCGTGGACTTAAAAAAAATAGGTGAAAGTTTAGAGGACAGGTTGGCTCCATCATCAATGTCCGTCCACGAACAAAAAGTGTGTGCGTTTTGAGGGTCAGCGATGAAGATGCCCTTAGACTAGAGTTATGTAGCGGGGTACAGACAACACAGGGAAAGCGAGAGATAGGAATGTGTAAGGAACAATCAGGCTAGCTTAGCTAGGACATGCAAGAGGAAGAAGGGGCCATGGGTGCATGGCCGTATGCGTATGGCATTTCTTGGCTGCTCGGGATGTGCCGTCCGTTCCTACTCCCTACCACCCTCGGCCCATCGATCCATCAATCTTCAATCTTGGTGCTCCTACGTACGTACACATATATACTTGCACGTGGTGATAACAACAACTAGTGTACTAGCTAGGGTGCATGCATCAGCGGTGTCGCGGTGACAAGTAAGCGAAGCCCTTTTGTGCATGTGGAGTGTCTGGCTTTTGTGTACGCATGCATGAGCACTGCTACTTCTCCAGTGCCTCTTGTGTCTCGATCCACCTTTGTACGTGCACGTTAGATTTCATGGCTGTACACATACCTACATGCATATGGTACCCTTCATGCCCTTATCATTTGGTGTGTTGGATGCTGTTGGTTGCTGATCGAACTGAATGGGCCATGCATGCCCGCATGAATGTGAGAATAATCCTACCGGCACCGAGTAGGTGTGAAATCCAAAAAAACACACACAATAGACCAAGTGACACAAGCGTGTGCGGCCTTGTACAATGCACTCTGCTATGCGATGAAGCTGGGGTTCTCATTTGACATAGACACTACGCCTCCTCGCTGGCGAGTTCACCGTAAACTTGGACCTCCGCCAACCGGTGCTGCTCGAGGAGGTAGAGGTTGTACTGGCTGCTCTTGTGCGTGTCGAAACACCGACATCGAATGCGGCTCCGCCTCTCTTCCCCGTTGCGGTGTTGAAGCGCGCCTGCACCTGCTCAATGGTCAAGTCGGCATGGAACGACATGAGCAGGGCTACCGACTCGTTGTCAGAGGCCCCCTCCATCGTCCAATCATTGTTGAAAATCTCCGATAGCCGACAGGTAGGGCGTCCTATAACCGCCTCGCACGGCAGCCCTGCCAGTCGGCCGCAGGGGCGCCCAGCTCGTGCTTGTGCTCCGTCAAGAGGCTCTCGCACAACGCGCTAGAGCTCGCAGTCACGGTGGAAGTGGTGCACAGAGGAGGATGTGAAGCGGGACGGTGGTGTGTTTTNNNNNNNNNNNNNNNNNNNNNNNNNNNNNNNNNNNNNNNNNNNNNNNNNNNNNNNNNNNNNNNNNNNNNNNNNNNNNNNNNNNNNNNNNNNNNNNNNNNNNNNNNNNNNNNNNNNNNNNNNNNNNNNNNNNNNNNNNNNNNNNNNNNNNNNNNNNNNNNNNNNNNNNNNNNNNNNNNNNNNNNNNNNNNNNNNNNNNNNNNNNNNNNNNNNNNNNNNNNNNNNNNNNNNNNNNNNNNNNNNNNNNNNNNNNNNNNNNNNNNNNNNNNNNNNNNNNNNNNNNNNNNNNNNNNNNNNNNNNNNNNNNNNNNNNNNNNNNNNNNNNNNNNNNNNNNNNNNNNNNNNNNNNNNNNNNNNNNNNNNNNNNNNNNNNNNNNNNNNNNNNNNNNNNNNNNNNNNNNNNNNNNNNNNNNNNNNNNNNNNNNNNNNNNNNNNNNNNNGGGGGTTGTCAATGCCCTCACGGAATGGGTCTCTCGGCCGGCATGCATGTTTAATGCCGGCAGGCAGACAAATGGGTTGCCAACTTGAGTGCGATAGATATCCGTCCCATCCACTCACGGCTCTCCAGCATTGAACAGACGCGGAGACCTAGATGTGGCACGGGCGGCGCTCTCGGCCTACACGGCGCTTCGATGCCTACACCAGGAGAGGTCATATACGCTCTAGGctagcatgaatgcggcactggcaCTCTTCGAGCGGCATGAATGCGCTGCGGAGGCCGTCGGCGCGGGAGAGAGTTTTGGGTGGAACGGTGTATCAGACGCAtgtgtggcagcggtccggacgctcGCAAAGGCCCCCTCCCCCTTCAGTTTGCTTCCAGTTTACATAAAAACAAATGTCCAAATAGGTCCATGGACCGATGGAAAGTTGGATGGTTTGCGGCGACAGATGCGGATGGTTTGATGGTCAGAACTGGAGATGCCCTTACGATGGCATGTACTACCTCCATCCCCAAATAGATAGCATATAAATTTAGTTAAAAAGTGAATACTTTTTAAGTTTCAGCAAGTATATATACAAAATTGTTAAGATAAACAATATCATGATCTATTTATTTAATATCATAGTCACTGATTTTTTCTTCTATATATTTGATCTCGTTGGATTTATACGCCTTGTATTTTGGGGGCGAAGGTAGCGTGTCAAGTTAAATATCATACTCATGGGTTCTAAAGAAAATATACCATGAGACCGTTGGTTGGAACACCACAAGAGTATTGTATGGTCGTACTATAAACAGGCAAGTACAGTACGTCTACACGCCGTCATATTTTCTCCTCCCTCGAAACCACAAAAGATACGCACAAAATCAGAGGTGGGGTGAGTGAGCAAACTTCCTTGGACTGCAGAAAACTTCCTTGGGGTGAGTGGCGCAGCACACACTTCCCAACCCACCAAGAAAACAATAATACCACTGCAGAATTCTGAAGCCACTTGGAGCGGAGCGGCGCGAAGGAACCGGCAACATGCACGAACCGTGCGGGCGGACTGCTGGAGTAGCAGGACGGCAAAGACACGGACAAGAATGCGGACTGCTCATCGCCATGGCCATACATGTAGCTGGCCATGGGCGATGGGTCTCACTCTCTCTCACAAGTCACAAGCACCCAGTGGCACGCACCCCAGCCATGACCGCCTGCCTGGGTCTCTGGCTTGGTTGGAGATCGTGACTTGCAGAAGACGGCCGTTTCTGATCGAGTCCGCTATGAAAATCATATGCCTTGTTCACACATGTCTAGCTAGGCAGGCTCTATGAATCACCGCAGCCGTAACGGAAAACAGGCAAATTAAATCAGTGGGTATATATGAAGCAAAGGGCAAAGTGACAATATATATTGGTCGACATGCACACTGGAAATCAAGACCAGGATGTATATATATGGAGTATGGACATCAAATATGTTATCTTTCTAGTTTACTATTTGCATGGATACGCGTGGAGCGATGTTGACCTATGTTTCTCGCAAatacatcaagataagcatattagtTGGCTATCGAAGCCCACTTCAATTCAGGGACTGATGAACAGCTAGTCGTAGTTTTTTTTTTGAGTCTACAGCTGCTAGTCTTAGGTAATCAGCTTGGGTCCATGAGCCGAGGTGGCAGGCCACGCGCCATTTCACCCAGAATCACAGATGACCAGAATGGAGGGGGGCCATgggccgagggaggacacgtggggGGCTCACCGGCGGAGGGGCCCACGGCGCAGAGTTGCGTCGCATGCGGGCCCGGCGCGTCGGTGAGCAGGGGAACCCTGACACAGTCGCTGccgctgctccctcctcccgtttcCGATTCAGGCACGGCACGGCGCTCAGTCGCCGTGGGTCAAACACAGCCCGGTTGGAAGGACTCTCCCTCACTACCTAGCTCACATCGCCTTCACAAGTTACTTCATCACCCAGCTGTCTGCCATCACCACCCTTAAAAAAGGAGAGCCGTCCACCAAAATCTCCGAGGCCAATTTCTCCACCTTCACCTGTGTCTGCGTGATGCACCATCGGCCGGCCGTCCACCATGGGTAACCACGGGTTAGGATGAGAGGCGACATGGCTGTTAGGCAATGGCTGCTTGGCTGCTCACACCAACATCACATTTCTGCATGCGTTGATGGAATGATGGTGCACAGTACTTTGCATTCTTTCAGGAATATAAACCCTAACCCCCACACACGCAGCACCTGGccacaatttttctccactgcaatgATGCCCGACCTTTATTACGTCCAACAGACGCATCATATCGATCCATCCGTCCGTCCCTTGTCACCCTTTCTGCCGATTCCCTACACACGAGTGTAGCGAGAGGTCATTACACACGAGAAAAGAAAAGAGTTCTACTACTACTAAGCAGAGAGGCCACACACCCAGATTCCCCCGCCACTGTTATCTCATCTTTTTCACTCGCCCCTTGCTAGCACCAGGACTACACTGCTactcatttcaaaaaaaaaaaagaggacTACACTGCTACTGCTAGCTCACAAGCCGCAAGAGTCCAAAGCCTGGGTTGATTGGGAGCCGCTTGCATTAGATTAGATTAGATTAGGTTAAGCCCAGATGGATGGAAAGGCATGATTCCTTTCCAATCCAATCACATCCCTATGCTGCTGCATGCATGATCTCCCTAATGGAACCCCCCAACCTACCTTAATGCCACTGCTCACCATTCATTACCAGGGAATAATtgtcccccttccttccttcccccgTATATTAATCCCCCTCCTCACCGTTGCCACCAACACAATACCATCATCGTCCTTCCTCTCatcccctctctctcacacagagacacatcactctctctctctcccatctccATCTCTGTCAGAAGGGGAGGCCAGAGGGGGACGGAGAGGGGCAATGGAGCTGGACGAGCAGGCCTTCTTGGAGGAGCTCTTCTCGCTGAGGAGGGACGCCACGGCCGCGTGGGAGTGCAATGCCATGGGGGACTTCTTCTCCCCGGCCTGTGCTGGCGCCGCCGCCATGGACTGCTTCCAGGAGCGGCACCAGCCCACCGTCAGCGTGCTGCCCACCTTCACCGCCTCCTTCGACCACCCACAGCAGCAGGCGGGGGTGACCGCGGCTGGGGGGTTCGACTGCCTCAGCGAGGTCTACGGCGGCGGCCCCTTCCCCAATGCCGTCGGCGGCGGGTACGGCGAGATGGGGTTTCTCGCCGCGATGGAccccaaggcggcggcggcggcggctctggtgGAGGGGGGCGGCCTCGGCGCCTGCAAGATGGAGCCCGGGCTggcggcggtggacggcggcgcgtTCGGGTCGGGTCAGATGGCGGCCGTCCCGGCGCCGGCGTCGAGGAAGAAGCGGGTGGAGGGCATGCCGTCCAAGAACCTGATGGCGGAGCGGCGCCGCCGCAAGCGCCTCAACGACCGCCTCTCCATGCTCCGCTCCGTCGTGCCCAAGATCAGCAAGGTGAAAAAAAAGCCCCTCCTTTCCGATTTCACCACACCAGATGGCTGAAGTCGACCTCGTCAAAATCTTGGGGGTAAACTAGACTGAGTGCGGATTTGATTTTGGGGGTGCAGATGGACAGGACGTCGATCCTGGGGGACACCATCGACTACATGAAGGAGCTGCTGGAGAGGATCCGGCGGCTGCAGGAGGAGATGGAGGAGCCGCATGCCGGTCCGGCGGCGGCGCCGCTGCTGAGCGTGTTCCGGGAGCTCAACCCCAACGAGATGCTCGCCAGGAACACCCCCAAGGTCAGACATCTTCCAGGCCGCCGCCCACTGCCCTCGCCAATGAAGCAGAGCGCCATTGCTGCCGCTGTGGCTTGAAGAAATGGTGACTGAGAGATGTTGTGCTGGTGCTTTGCAGTTcgaggtggagcgcaaggaggaggacACCCGGGTGGAGATCTACTGCGCGGCCAAGCCGGGGCTGCTGCTGTCGACGGTGAGCACGCTCGACACGCTGGGCCTCGACATCCAGCAGTGCGTCGTCAGCTGCTTCAACGACTTCGCCATGCACGCCTCCTGCTCCGAGGTACCAACAATTCCTCAGCCCACCAGCAAACATGGATGGATTCTTCTTCTTTCTTCAGCACCACCATCAGTTCAGCCACCGATTCCAACTGATTAATTCGTTTGTTGGTGCAGATGCAGAGGGAGATGATCAGCGCGGACGCCATCAAGCAGGAGCTGTTCAAGAACGCCGGCTACGGAGGGGGCTGCTTGTGAGcaagaagcaccaccaccaccaccaccatgagtccatgaccaccaccaccagcaggagGAGGAAGGATAATAAAGTAGAAGTAGCTGTAGCAGGCAGTAGAATTAGCAGTTAGCACTAGTACCAGCAGCCAGCAGTAGCGAGAAGGGGCCGGAAGATCTGGGCGGAGGCCCTTTATCGCAAATCATAACCATGTCGCCGTGATCAAAATTCTCTCCTGTTAGCAACAAAGATCGGCGGGCGCCTTTCCGATGCATGAAATGATTGATGAGGGCCGTGACCGTGATGATGATCCCCTCGTTCGTGCGCTTTTCCGGCCGTTGTTTAGTGTTTACTGGCCATGTTGCTGTACCACCAAATCGCCCCCAAAAGAAAGCGAAAGCGAAAGAGAAAGCATCTTGGGTTGTGTTTGTGCCATGCTCCTGTTGTTTGACATTGGCAATGCTGGGCACCAGCTGATGTATACTGTGCTGATGAATCATGCATCTATCTGTGTATGAtgaagccagcagcagcagcagcacccgcCGTTGCTTGCTCGCATCTtcaccggtgatgatgatgatgatgatgccgctGAAGAAGAAGACATGGATGGCTGGCCGATTGGGACGTGGCATGGGAAAAGAAAGTCTCTCCCCAATTTTGTTTtctaatgatgttcatgatgaagACATGCTGGGTGGATGGAGAAAGAAAGCTTCTCCATTTGTTTCCCCCCCTTTTCTCTGTGTGTGTAAGACTGGGAAAACGATTTCAGCACCTGTTTGTTTGACATTGGACAATGTTGGGCACCGGCTGATGGATACTGAACCATGCGTGTATGATCAGCATTCACCTGTTGCTTCGCATTGCGCCTCGCCTCAAATCTTCActaatgatggtgatgatgatgatgaagacattaGACATGGACGCTGCATTGGAAACAGAAACTTTCTCCCAATATATTTTCTATAAAGACAGTTATGGAGATGATAGTATTATTGTATAGAAAAATCAACAGCTCCATCCACCAGCTGATGGATACTGAATCATGCATGTATAATCAGCAGCCCCATCCACCTGTTGCTTTGCATTGCTCCTCACATCTTCACTGATGGATGATGGTGGATGATGACAATTATGGAGATGATGAAGGCATGGACGGATGACTGAGCCATTGTACAATAGAAAAATAAAAGTTGGCCTCCATTTCCCTCCTCTTCTGCGTGTGTGTGCGAGTAGGATGAGGAGGACCAGTGGCCCTTGTCGTATCTCTTGGCATTCTTGCCCGGATGAGGCCGGGGACCGATCAGTTAAGTAACCCTCGCCTCGAGCAGGACCATTGACCCCTAATTTACACGGTCTAGACCACCGTCCGGCCAGCCATCCAACCTTGCAGACAAAGATCATGTCGGTAAAGCAGGCCGGCCAGCCTGCAGGCCCAGTTTTCTACTCCAATCATCATCCACAATTCCCACAATCCCTACTAACCTCTGATCAGTCTATGAAATTTCTTATGGTTGATCAGCTTGCTGCAAGTGTACTTAGTCAGTCCTTACAGGGAAGGAGGTCCGCATTTTGTAATGCCCTAAATGGGGCACTTTTTGCAGGGAGTCATCCACTGGTCGGCCCCGTTTTCTCTCTTCtcaaaaaactaaataaaaaaagctTCGTTTGGCT
This portion of the Triticum dicoccoides isolate Atlit2015 ecotype Zavitan chromosome 7A, WEW_v2.0, whole genome shotgun sequence genome encodes:
- the LOC119328505 gene encoding transcription factor bHLH93-like, with protein sequence MELDEQAFLEELFSLRRDATAAWECNAMGDFFSPACAGAAAMDCFQERHQPTVSVLPTFTASFDHPQQQAGVTAAGGFDCLSEVYGGGPFPNAVGGGYGEMGFLAAMDPKAAAAAALVEGGGLGACKMEPGLAAVDGGAFGSGQMAAVPAPASRKKRVEGMPSKNLMAERRRRKRLNDRLSMLRSVVPKISKMDRTSILGDTIDYMKELLERIRRLQEEMEEPHAGPAAAPLLSVFRELNPNEMLARNTPKFEVERKEEDTRVEIYCAAKPGLLLSTVSTLDTLGLDIQQCVVSCFNDFAMHASCSEMQREMISADAIKQELFKNAGYGGGCL